One Manihot esculenta cultivar AM560-2 chromosome 18, M.esculenta_v8, whole genome shotgun sequence genomic window carries:
- the LOC110605949 gene encoding DExH-box ATP-dependent RNA helicase DExH12: MAHLGGGAEAHARFKQYEYRANSSLVLTTDSRPRDTHEPTGEPESLWGKIDPKSFGDRAYRGRPPELDEKIKKSKKKKERDSLSEPVPSRQAKKRRLREESVLSSTEEGVYQPKTKETRAAYEAMLSIIQQQLGGQPLNIVSAAADEILAVLKNESVKTPDKKKEIEKLLNPIPNHVFDQLVSIGRLITDFQDGGDAAGPAVANGDDALDDDVGVAVEFDEDNEDDEEESDLDAVPDEEEEEDDVAEPNGSGAMQMGGGIDDEDMQDANEGMGLNVQDIDAYWLQRKISQAYEQQIDPQQCQKLAEEVLKILAEGDDREVETKLLLHLQFEKFSLIKFLLRNRLKIVWCTRLARAKDQQERKLIEEEMMNSGPDLAAILEQLHATRATAKERQKNLEKSIREEARRLKDESGEDGDRDRRGLVDRDMDNGWVKGQPQLLDLDSIAFEQGGLLMANKKCDLPVGSYRHQSKGYEEVHVPALKPKPIAPDEKLVKISDMPDWAQPAFKGMQQLNRVQSRVYETALFKADNVLLCAPTGAGKTNVAVLTILQQIALNRNPDGSFNHGNYKIVYVAPMKALVAEVVGNLSNRLQEYGVKVRELSGDQTLTRQQIEETQIIVTTPEKWDIITRKSGDRTYTQLVKLLIIDEIHLLHDNRGPVLESIVARTVRQIETTKEHIRLVGLSATLPNFEDVALFLRVDIERGLFHFDNSYRPVPLSQQYIGITVKKPLQRFQLMNDICYEKVMTVAGKHQVLIFVHSRKETAKTARAIRDAALANDTLGRFLREDSASREILQSHTDMVKSNDLKDLLPYGFAVHHAGMTRADRQLVEDLFADGHVQVLVSTATLAWGVNLPAHTVIIKGTQIYNPEKGAWTELSPLDVMQMLGRAGRPQYDSYGEGIIITGHSELQYYLSLMNQQLPIESQFVSKLADQLNAEIVLGTVQNAREACNWLGYTYLYVRMLRNPTLYGLAPDVLTRDITLEERRADLIHSAATIVDKNNLVKYDRKSGYFQVTDLGRIASYYYITHGTISTYNEHLKPTMGDIELCRLFSLSEEFKYVTVRQDEKMELAKLLDRVPIPIKESLEEPSAKINVLLQAYISQLKLEGLSLTSDMVFITQSAGRLMRALFEIVLKRGWAQLAEKALNLCKMVNKRMWSVQTPLRQFSGIPNEILMKLEKKDLAWERYYDLSSQEIGELIRFPKMGRTLHKFIHQFPKVNLAAHVQPITRTVLRVELIVTPDFQWEDKVHGYVEPFWVIVEDNDGECILHHEYFMLKKQYIDEDHTLNFTVPIYEPLPPQYFIRVVSDKWLGSQTVLPVSFRHLILPEKYPPPTELLDLQPLPVTALRNPSYEALYQDFKHFNPVQTQVFTVLYNTDDNVLVAAPTGSGKTICAEFALLRNYQKGPDSAMRAAYIAPLEAIAKERYRDWERKFGRGLGMRVVELTGETATDLKLLEKGQIIISTPEKWDALSRRWKQRKYVQQVSLFIIDELHLIGGQGGPVLEVIVSRMRYIASQIENKIRIVALSSSLANAKDLGEWIGATSHGLFNFPPGVRPVPLEIHIQGVDIANFEARIQAMTKPTYTAIVQHAKNEKPAIVFVPTRKHVRLTAVDLMTYSSVDSGEKPAFLLRSSEELEPFVGKIQDEMLRATLLHGVGYLHEGLGSLDQEVVSQLFEAGWIQVCVMSSSMCWGVPLSAHLVVVMGTQYYDGRENAHTDYPVTDLLQMMGHASRPLLDNSGKCVILCHAPRKEYYKKFLYEAFPVESHLHHFLHDNFNAEIVAGVIENKQDAVDYLTWTFMYRRLTQNPNYYNLQGVSHRHLSDHLSELVENTLSDLEAGKCVAIEDDTDLSPLNLGMIASYYYISYTTIERFSSSLTPKTKMKGLLEILASASEYALLPIRPGEEEVLRRLINHQRFSFENPRYADPHVKANVLLQAHFSRQSVGGNLALDQREVLLSASRLLQAMVDVISSNGWLSLALLAMEVSQMVTQGMWERDSMLLQLPHFTKELAKKCQENPEKSIETVFDLVEMEDDERRELLQMSDSQLLDIVRFCNRFPNIDMSYEVMDGEHVKAGEDITLLVTLERDLEGRTDVGTVDAPRYPKAKEEGWWLVVGDTKSNQLLAIKRVSLQRKSKVKLEFAAPSEAGRKSYTLYFMCDSYLGCDQEYGFSVDVKEAGGSDEDSARE, translated from the exons ATGGCGCACCTTGGCGGTGGTGCAGAAGCACACGCCCGATTTAAGCAGTATGAGTATCGAGCAAACTCTAGTTTGGTCCTTACCACTGACTCTCGCCCGCGTGACACCCATGAGCCCACTGGTGAGCCCGAGTCGCTTTGGGGCAAGATTGATCCTAAAAGCTTCGGTGACCGTGCTTATAGAGGCAGACCTCCTGAGCTAGACGAGAAGATTAAGAAAtctaagaagaagaaggagcgTGACTCACTCTCAGAGCCTGTTCCCAGTCGCCAAGCTAAAAAGCGTCGCCTCCGAGAAGAGAGTGTACTCAGTTCTACGGAGGAAGGCGTTTACCAGCCCAAAACCAAGGAGACTAGAGCTGCATATGAGGCCATGCTCAGCATCATTCAACAGCAGTTGGGTGGTCAGCCTCTCAATATTGTTAGCGCAGCTGCTGATGAGATTTTGGCTGTCCTCAAGAATGAATCCGTTAAGACCCCTGACAAGAAGAAGGAGATTGAAAAGTTGTTGAATCCTATTCCCAATCATGTGTTCGATCAGCTTGTTTCGATTGGCAGGCTTATCACTGATTTCCAAGACGGGGGTGATGCTGCAGGGCCTGCTGTGGCCAACGGTGATGATGcccttgatgatgatgtgggtgTGGCTGTTGAGTTTGATGAAGACAACGAGGATGATGAAGAAGAGAGTGATCTTGATGCTGTTCCCgacgaggaagaagaagaagatgatgtggCAGAGCCTAATGGTTCAGGGGCAATGCAGATGGGTGGTGGAATTGATGATGAAGACATGCAGGATGCAAATGAGGGCATGGGCCTTAATGTGCAGGATATTGATGCTTATTGGCTTCAAAGGAAGATCTCACAAGCTTATGAACAACAGATTGACCCTCAACAGTGCCAAAAATTGGCGGAGGAGGTGCTTAAAATACTTGCCGAGGGAGATGACAGGGAAGTTGAAACCAAGTTGCTCTTGCATCTCCAGTTTGAAAAGTTCAGCCTCATTAAATTTCTTTTGCGTAACAGGCTGAAGATTGTATGGTGTACCCGATTGGCAAGGGCGAAAGATCAACAGGAGAGAAAACTGATCGAGGAGGAAATGATGAATTCAGGTCCAGATTTGGCAGCAATTTTGGAGCAGTTGCACGCTACAAGGGCAACAGCAAAAGAGAGACAAAAAAACCTGGAGAAGAGTATAAGAGAAGAGGCTCGCCGGCTCAAGGATGAGAGTGGTGAAGATGGTGATAGGGATAGGAGGGGGCTTGTTGATAGAGATATGGACAATGGTTGGGTGAAAGGTCAGCCCCAGTTGCTTGATCTAGATAGCATTGCTTTTGAGCAAGGTGGTCTTTTGATGGCAAATAAAAAATGTGATCTTCCCGTTGGTTCCTACAGACACCAAAGCAAGGGTTATGAAGAAGTTCATGTGCCAGCCTTGAAGCCTAAACCAATAGCACCTGATGAGAAGCTGGTGAAGATATCTGACATGCCAGACTGGGCACAACCGGCTTTCAAAGGGATGCAACAGTTGAACAGGGTGCAGAGTAGAGTGTATGAGACTGCCCTTTTTAAGGCAGATAATGTCCTTCTTTGTGCCCCTACTGGGGCAGGGAAGACTAATGTTGCTGTACTCACCATACTTCAGCAAATTGCATTGAATAGGAATCCAGATGGTTCATTTAACCATGGCAACTATAAGATAGTCTATGTTGCACCTATGAAAGCTCTTGTGGCTGAAGTTGTTGGTAATTTGTCAAATCGATTGCAGGAGTATGGTGTCAAGGTTAGGGAGCTAAGTGGAGACCAGACATTGACACGTCAGCAAATTGAAGAAACTCAAATTATTGTGACTACCCCTGAGAAATGGGACATTATTACCCGAAAGTCTGGGGATCGCACTTACACACAGCTTGTGAAACTTCTTATTATTGATGAAATTCATCTCCTCCATGATAACAGAGGACCTGTGCTCGAGAGTATCGTTGCTAGAACTGTGAGGCAAATTGAAACAACAAAAGAACACATCCGGCTGGTGGGATTATCTGCTACACTGCCTAATTTTGAAGACGTGGCTCTCTTTTTACGGGTTGATATTGAAAGAGGACTCTTCCATTTTGATAATAGCTATAGACCTGTTCCTCTTTCTCAACAGTACATTGGAATCACAGTGAAGAAGCCACTGCAGAGGTTTCAGTTGATGAATGATATCTGTTATGAGAAGGTAATGACCGTAGCAGGAAAGCATCAAGTTCTTATTTTTGTCCATTCTAGAAAGGAAACAGCAAAGACAGCTCGTGCAATTCGGGATGCTGCACTTGCTAATGATACTCTTGGTAGATTCTTAAGGGAAGATAGTGCAAGCCGGGAGATTCTGCAAAGTCATACAGATATGGTCAAAAGCAATGATCTGAAAGATCTGTTGCCCTATGGTTTTGCAGTTCATCATGCTGGAATGACGAGGGCTGACCGTCAACTTGTTGAAGATCTTTTTGCAGATGGGCATGTACAAGTGCTGGTTTCCACTGCAACTCTTGCTTGGGGTGTTAACTTGCCTGCTCATACTGTGATTATCAAAGGGACTCAGATTTACAATCCAGAAAAAGGAGCGTGGACTGAGCTAAGTCCTTTGGATGTTATGCAGATGCTGGGTCGTGCAGGAAGGCCTCAGTATGATTCTTACGGAGAAGGAATTATCATCACTGGCCACAGTGAACTTCAGTACTACCTGTCTTTAATGAATCAACAGCTTCCTATTGAAAGTCAGTTTGTATCCAAACTGGCCGATCAATTGAATGCAGAAATTGTTCTTGGAACCGTTCAAAATGCTAGAGAGGCCTGCAATTGGCTTGGCTATACTTACTTGTATGTCCGTATGCTGCGAAATCCTACTCTATATGGCTTAGCACCAGATGTTCTAACCAGAGACATTACATTGGAGGAGAGGAGGGCTGATTTG ATTCATTCTGCTGCAACTATCGTGGACAAAAATAATCTAGTCAAGTATGACAGGAAAAGTGGATATTTCCAGGTCACTGACTTGGGTcgcattgctagctattactaTATAACTCATGGGACCATATCCACATATAATGAGCATCTGAAGCCAACAATGGGGGACATAGAGCTATGCCGTCTGTTCTCACTAAGTGAAGAATTTAAATATGTAACAGTGAGACAAGATGAGAAGATGGAACTGGCAAAGCTTTTAGACCGTGTTCCAATTCCAATCAAGGAAAGTCTGGAAGAGCCTAGTGCTAAGATTAATGTCTTGCTTCAAGCCTATATTTCACAGCTTAAGCTTGAAGGGCTTTCCCTTACATCAGACATGGTGTTCATAACTCAG AGTGCTGGCCGTCTTATGCGAGCTCTTTTTGAGATTGTCTTGAAAAGGGGATGGGCACAATTAGCTGAGAAGGCTCTGAATTTGTGTAAAATGGTGAACAAGAGGATGTGGAGTGTCCAAACACCCCTGCGTCAATTCAGTGGGATCCCAAATGAAATTCTGATGAAGTTGGAGAAGAAAGATTTGGCTTGGGAAAGATATTATGACCTTTCATCACAGGAAATTGGTGAGCTCATTCGTTTCCCAAAGATGGGAAGAACATTGCACAAGTTCATTCACCAATTCCCAAAGGTCAACCTGGCAGCACATGTTCAACCAATCACCCGTACAGTGTTGAGGGTTGAACTTATTGTAACACCAGACTTTCAGTGGGAGGACAAAGTCCATGGATATGTGGAGCCATTTTGGGTCATTGTGGAAGATAATGATGGTGAATGCATTCTGCATCATGAGTACTTTATGTTGAAGAAGCAGTACATTGATGAGGACCACACATTGAACTTCACAGTGCCAATTTATGAGCCATTGCCACCTCAATATTTCATCCGTGTTGTGTCAGATAAATGGCTCGGGTCACAAACTGTTTTACCTGTTTCTTTTAGGCATCTTATTTTACCAGAAAAGTATCCTCCACCCACAGAGTTACTGGATTTGCAACCTCTGCCTGTGACTGCATTGAGGAATCCGtcatatgaagctctttatcaggattttaaacattttaatccTGTCCAAACTCAAGTCTTTACTGTTCTATATAATACAGATGACAATGTATTGGTTGCTGCACCAACAGGGAGTGGAAAAACCATATGTGCTGAATTTGCTCTATTGAGGAATTATCAGAAGGGACCTGATAGTGCAATGCGTGCTGCTTATATTGCACCTCTTGAAGCAATTGCTAAGGAACGGTATCGTGATTGGGAGAGAAAGTTTGGTCGAGGTCTTGGCATGCGGGTTGTTGAACTGACTGGAGAAACAGCGACAGATTTAAAACTTCTTGAAAAGGGTCAAATAATTATCAGCACTCCAGAAAAATGGGATGCTTTGTCTCGTCGCTGGAAACAGCGGAAGTATGTGCAGCAGGTTAGTCTGTTTATCATTGATGAGCTCCACCTAATTGGTGGTCAAGGAGGTCCTGTCTTGGAGGTTATTGTTTCTAGAATGAGATATATTGCTAGTCAGATAGAGAACAAGATTCGAATTGTGGCATTGTCATCTTCTCTTGCAAATGCCAAGGATCTCGGAGAATGGATAGGAGCCACTTCCCATGGCCTTTTCAATTTCCCTCCTGGGGTGCGTCCTGTCCCCTTAGAAATACACATTCAGGGAGTAGATATTGCCAATTTTGAAGCAAGGATACAGGCCATGACAAAACCAACATACACTGCAATAGTCCAACATGCCAAAAATGAAAAGCCTGCTATTGTGTTTGTTCCAACGAGGAAGCATGTGCGACTCACTGCAGTGGATCTGATGACATACTCAAGTGTGGACAGTGGAGAGAAACCTGCCTTTTTGTTGCGGTCCTCAGAAGAGCTGGAACCATTTGTTGGCAAGATTCAGGATGAAATGTTGAGGGCCACTTTGCTTCATGGGGTTGGTTACTTGCACGAGGGCTTGGGTAGTTTGGATCAAGAAGTTGTGTCACAGCTGTTTGAAGCTGGGTGGATTCAGGTTTGTGTCATGAGCAGCTCAATGTGTTGGGGAGTGCCATTGTCAGCGCATTTGGTGGTTGTGATGGGAACTCAATATTATGATGGGCGTGAAAATGCTCATACTGATTACCCTGTTACAGATCTCTTGCAGATGATGGGTCATGCCAGTCGACCTCTACTAGATAACTCTGGGAAGTGTGTCATCCTCTGCCATGCACCTCGTAAAGAGTATTACAAGAAATTCTTATATGAAGCTTTCCCTGTGGAAAGCCATTTGCATCATTTCCTGCATGACAATTTTAATGCAGAAATAGTTGCTGGAGTTATTGAAAACAAGCAAGATGCAGTAGATTATCTTACTTGGACATTTATGTATAGGCGGCTCACTCAGAATCCTAATTACTACAATCTCCAGGGAGTTAGTCATAGACATCTTTCCGATCACCTTTCAGAGCTTGTTGAGAACACATTAAGTGATCTAGAAGCAGGTAAATGTGTTGCTATTGAGGACGACACGGACCTCTCTCCACTGAATCTTGGCATGATAGCATCATACTACTACATCAGTTATACTACTATTGAGCGTTTTAGTAGTTCTTTGACTCCCAAGACAAAGATGAAGGGTCTTCTGGAAATTCTGGCTTCAGCTTCGGAGTATGCCCTTCTTCCCATACGACCTGGAGAGGAAGAGGTGCTTCGGCGGCTGATCAATCACCAGAGGTTCTCATTTGAGAATCCCCGTTATGCTGATCCGCATGTGAAGGCAAATGTACTGCTACAAGCCCATTTCTCAAGGCAATCTGTGGGTGGAAACCTTGCACTGGACCAACGAGAGGTGCTTCTTTCAGCCAGTAGATTGCTCCAAGCAATGGTTGATGTCATTTCAAGCAATGGCTGGTTAAGCCTTGCTCTTCTTGCAATGGAAGTTAGCCAGATGGTGACTCAGGGGATGTGGGAGCGTGATTCGATGCTTTTACAGCTTCCACACTTCACAAAGGAATTGGCGAAAAAATGCCAAGAGAATCCTGAAAAGAGTATAGAGACAGTATTTGATTTGGTAGAGATGGAAGATGATGAAAGGCGGGAGCTTCTCCAGATGTCAGATTCACAGTTGCTGGATATTGTGAGGTTCTGCAACCGCTTCCCCAACATTGATATGTCATATGAGGTGATGGATGGTGAGCATGTGAAGGCGGGAGAAGATATTACTTTGCTGGTTACTCTGGAACGGGATCTAGAAGGGAGGACAGACGTTGGAACCGTTGATGCTCCCAGGTATCCTAAAGCCAAAGAAGAAGGCTGGTGGCTTGTTGTTGGTGATACCAAGAGCAACCAGTTGCTTGCCATCAAGAGGGTTTCTCTCCAAAGGAAGTCAAAGGTGAAGCTTGAGTTCGCTGCCCCCTCAGAAGCTGGAAGGAAATCATACACACTATATTTCATGTGTGATTCTTATCTGGGCTGTGACCAAGAATATGGCTTCAGCGTTGATGTCAAAGAAGCAGGTGGTTCAGATGAGGACAGTGCGAGAGAGTAA
- the LOC122722475 gene encoding uncharacterized protein LOC122722475, with the protein MFNPLKMNSCISIKTAKSEKRKAENYPLHTFLLLHNSLVALFVFQFLSSMSNMKFDRKPPLAKSPIRIQPRSLLRPNTSSVQTPPGSLTKSQKPNPTRDMEESNLRPEYHNISWELRALARMVNDEFGNENLTGARMNNRMSGNSSPLFERGRFYELYSARRNERLKRKKGETGEEENITYGLGVTVESSKKRDSKKLENLRKSVSAAYYVERSENPRYSLRSLSKENKKPPLAVNYEKSVRASGRKIGGQRVRKI; encoded by the exons ATGTTTAATCCCTTGAAAATGAACTCCTGCATCTCAATCAAAACTGCCAAAAGCGAGAAACGGAAGGCTGAAAACTATCCTCTTCACACATTTCTTCTTCTCCATAACAGTTTGGTGGCTCTCTTTGTTTTCCAGTTTCTTTCATCAATGTCCAACATGAAGTTCGATCGCAAGCCTCCACTAGCTAAATCGCCGATCCGGATCCAACCCCGCAGTCTCCTCCGACCCAACACAAGCTCTGTACAAACTCCTCCAG GTTCATTAACTAAATCCCAAAAGCCAAATCCTACAAGGGACATGGAAGAATCGAATCTCCGTCCTGAGTACCATAATATATCATGGGAGTTACGTGCTCTAGCGAGAATGGTTAACGACGAATTTGGAAATGAAAATTTAACTGGTGCTAGGATGAATAACAGAATGAGTGGTAACTCGAGTCCCTTGTTTGAGAGAGGAAGGTTTTACGAGTTATACTCAGCGCGGAGAAATGAAAGACTGAAGAGAAAAAAAGGGGAGACAGGGGAAGAGGAAAATATTACATATGGTCTTGGGGTCACAGTTGAGTCATCAAAGAAAAGAGATTCAAAGAAGTTGGAAAATTTGAGGAAATCGGTTTCTGCTGCTTACTATGTGGAGAGGAGTGAGAATCCCAGGTACTCATTGAGAAGCTTGAGCAAAGAGAACAAGAAGCCTCCTCTAGCTGTCAACTATGAGAAATCTGTGCGTGCAAGTGGAAGGAAAATAGGAGGTCAAAGGGTCAGGAAAatctga
- the LOC110606976 gene encoding metallocarboxypeptidase A-like protein TRV_02598, with amino-acid sequence MRYHVKKANILCFLLTFMASLLCFFLFFVFAGFSPANAEFNSTFTPINRDLYHSSTALLEQIKALAHRHPDKLTVETIKTENKGYRAEITVATFCSSSRGSDDRSKFRILISFGQHGRELITSELALRILSILSEEQFLPNTNPTSLNSTLDKLVIKVVPLENLNGRKLVEGGDLCERRNGRGVDLNRNWSVDWGKKEKDFDPNEENPGIAPFSEPETQIMRKLALSFDPHIWVNVHSGMEALFMPYDHRNTTPDGSPSQRMKTLLSELNQVHCHKHCMIGSGGGSVGYLAHGTATDYMYDIVKVPMAFTFEIYGDPTASSKDCFKMFNPVDLAAFNRVLNDWSAAFFTIFKLGPLQLDEVGSKASTANLDKWVSIDEYLDGYLMERRNRYGKKMEVLDLGMQEIRTYFRLFLLSSVLLFIMFCSRISKGKSGRPIVSAIAL; translated from the exons ATGAGATATCATGTAAAGAAAGCAAATATTCTCTGCTTTCTTCTCACATTTATGGCTTCTCTCCTCtgtttcttcctcttcttcgttTTTGCTGGTTTCTCACCTGCCAACGCTGAATTTAATTCAACTTTTACCCCCATCAATCGCGATCTCTACCATTCAAG TACCGCGTTGTTAGAGCAGATAAAGGCATTGGCTCATCGTCACCCAGACAAACTCACT GTAGAGACGATTAAAACCGAAAACAAAGGTTACCGCGCAGAAATTACAGTAGCTACTTTTTGCAGTAGTAGTAGAGGGAGTGATGACAGGTCAAAATTTCGAATCCTAATT AGTTTCGGGCAGCATGGTAGGGAGCTCATTACATCTGAACTTGCATTGCGGATCTTGTCAATCCTAAGTGAGGAACAGTTTCTGCCCAATACAAATCCAACCTCCTTAAACAGTACTCTAGACAAGCTTGTCATAAAG GTGGTACCTCTGGAAAATTTGAATGGCCGCAAACTCGTTGAAGGAGGAGATCTGTGTGAGAGGAGAAATG GAAGAGGAGTTGATCTCAATCGGAATTGGAGTGTTGACTGGGGCAAAAAGGAGAAG GATTTTGATCCAAATGAAGAAAACCCTGGGATTGCACCTTTCAGTGAGCCTGAAACTCAAATAATGCGGAAACTTGCCCTATCATTTGATCCTCACATATGGGTTAATGTGCACTCTGGAATGGAG GCTTTATTTATGCCGTATGATCACAGGAACACAACCCCTGATGGGTCACCCTCACAGCGGATGAAGACATTGCTTAGTGAACTGAATCAAGTTCATTGTCACAAGCATTGCATGATTGGTTCTGGGGGAGGCTCTGTTGG GTATCTTGCACATGGGACAGCAACAGATTACATGTATGACATTGTAAAAGTTCCTATGGCTTTCACCTTTGAG ATATACGGGGATCCAACGGCATCGTCAAAAGACTGCTTTAAAATGTTCAATCCGGTTGACCTCGCTGCCTTCAAT AGAGTTCTCAACGATTGGTCTGCTGCCTTTTTCACTATATTTAAATTGGGACCCCTCCAACTGGATGAGGTTGGATCAAAGGCTTCCACAGCCAATTTGGACAAGTGGGTATCCATAGATGAATATCTTGATGGGTACTTAATGGAGAGGAGAAACAGATATGGTAAGAAGATGGAGGTGCTAGATCTTGGGATGCAGGAGATAAGAACATACTTTAGGCTCTTCTTGCTATCCTCAGTCCTGTTGTTTATCATGTTTTGTTCTAGaatttcaaagggcaagtctGGTAGACCTATTGTCTCAGCCATTGCCCTCTGA
- the LOC110606643 gene encoding pre-rRNA-processing protein TSR1 homolog: MGGSRVQVNKTHKSRFSSKSTRNLHKTSLKDKSRIAKSDRNVAKGARAVRIQRNKMLREQKRAALLKEKRASSGSSSPPRVIVLFGLSASVNLDSLAEDLLKLLSPEGGGHVSSTVASSEYKLRATVLKAPHGDLLSCMEMVKVADLIAFVASASEENDSDYIDSFGSQCLSVFRSLGLPSTAVFIRDLPIELKRKNDSKKMCISRLASEFPEDCKFYPADAKDELHKFLWLFKEQRLTLPHWRNQRPYLMSQKVDMVADEVNSGNCTLLLTGYLHGRSLSVNQLVHVSGAGDFQLHKIEILRDPFPLNPRKEVDAMDSDDLLVVEVVHSIHPDSLTQEPLLVENVPDPLAGEQTWPTEAEMAEADKNRKQRRPKKRIPRGTSEYQAAWIVDDTDEEDSDSGSDDDGMVLDETESYGPAAEGSDNSELDDDQASLDLRYSDEETENDSVMMESENLTREQIEEEIKEIKEAHAEDEEFPDEVETPLDVPARKRFAKFRGLKSFRTSSWDPKESLPPEYARIFAFDNFAKTQKHVFAKALEMDQDNRDECISAGQYARLHIKEVPTAVASKLCADAKTLPIITCGLLQHESKMSVLHFSIKKHDTYDAPIKAKEELVFHVGFRQFVARPIFSTDNINSDKNKMERFLHAGRFSIASIYAPICFPPLPLIALKHLGGVAAPTVAAVGSLRSIDPDRIILKKIILTGYPQRVSKLKATVRYMFHNPEDVRWFKPVEVWTKCGRRGRIKEPVGTHGAMKCVFNGVLQQHDTVCMSLFKRAYPKWPEHRFPILDA; this comes from the exons ATGGGAGGATCACGAGTTCAAGTCAATAAAACTCACAAATCCCGTTTTTCATCCAAATCGACTCGTAACCTTCACAAAACATCTCTGAAAG ACAAGAGTCGGATTGCAAAATCAGACCGCAATGTCGCCAAGGGAGCTCGAGCTGTTCGAATTCAGCGTAATAAGATG TTGCGGGAGCAGAAACGAGCTGCGCTCTTAAAAGAGAAAAGGGCTTCTAGCGGATCATCAAGTCCTCCCCGTGTAATA GTTCTGTTTGGCCTCTCTGCCTCCGTAAACCTAGATTCACTTGCTGAAGATCTTTTGAAATTATTGTCTCCTGAAGGCGGTGGACACGTGTCTTCGACAGTTGCATCGTCCGAGTACAAATTGAGGGCAACT GTATTGAAAGCACCACATGGGGATTTGTTATCTTGTATGGAGATGGTTAAG GTTGCTGATCTGATTGCTTTTGTGGCATCAGCCAGTGAAGAAAATGATTCTGACTACATTGATTCATTTGGAAGTCAATGCTTGTCTGTGTTTAGGTCTCTTGGTTTGCCAAGCACTGCTGTCTTCATTCGT GATCTACCTATTGAgctgaaaagaaaaaatgacTCAAAGAAGATGTGCATTTCCAGACTTGCTAGTGAATTTCCTGAGGATTGTAAGTTCTATCCAGCAGATGCAAAAGATGAGTTGCACAAG TTCTTGTGGCTATTTAAGGAGCAAAGGCTAACTTTGCCTCACTGGAGAAACCAACGTCCTTATCTCATGTCCCAAAAG GTTGATATGGTAGCAGATGAGGTGAATTCAGGAAATTGTACCCTTCTTCTCACTGGTTATCTTCATGGTCGCAGCCTTTCAGTAAATCAGCTG GTCCATGTTTCTGGTGCGGGGGATTTCCAACTGCATAAGATAGAAATTTTAAGGGATCCATTTCCTTTGAATCCAAGAAAAGAAGTGGATGCAATGGATTCAGATGACCTGCTTGTTGTGGAG GTTGTCCATTCCATACATCCTGATTCTCTGACACAGGAGCCCCTGCTTGTAGAGAATGTTCCAGATCCTCTTGCAGGAGAACAG ACATGGCCAACAGAGGCGGAGATGGCTGAGGCTGATAAGAATCGGAAACAAAGAAGGCCAAAGAAAAGGATTCCTCGAGGTACTTCAGAATATCAG GCTGCTTGGATTGTGGATGATACTGATGAGGAAGATTCAGATAGTGGCAGTGATGATGATGGTATGGTACTGGATGAAACAGAAAGTTATGGGCCTGCTGCAGAGGGCAGTGATAACTCTGAACTTGATGATGATCAAGCTTCCCTGGATCTTAGATATTCTGATGAAGAAACTGAAAATGATTCAGTGATGATG GAAAGCGAAAACTTAACAAGagaacagatagaggaggagattaaagaaattaaagaagCACATGCTGAAGATGAGG AATTTCCAGATGAAGTGGAAACTCCATTGGATGTTCCTGCTAGAAAGCGTTTTGCCAAGTTCAGAGGTCTCAAGTCTTTTAGGACTTCTTCATGGGACCCTAAA GAGTCTCTACCTCCAGAATATGCCAGAATTTTTGCGTTTGATAATTTTGCAAAAACCCAGAAACATGTTTTTGCAAAGGCATTAGAAATGGACCAAGACAACCGGGATGAGTGTATATCAGCAGGCCAGTATGCCAGACTTCACATCAAGGAGGTACCCACTGCTGTTGCTTCCAAATTATGCGCAGATGCAAAGACACTGCCCATAATTACGTGTGGCCTCTTGCAACATGAGTCTAAGATGTCTGTTCTTCATTTTAG CATTAAAAAGCATGATACATATGATGCCCCTATCAAAGCGAAAGAAGAACTAGTATTTCATGTTGGTTTTCGGCAATTTGTTGCAAG GCCAATATTTTCCACTGACAATATTAATTCCGACAAGAACAAGATGGAGAGGTTCCTTCATGCTGGGAGATTCTCCATAGCATCCATTTATGCTCCAATTTGTTTTCCTCCTCTTCCTTTGATAGCCCTGAAGCATTTAGGAGGAGTTGCTGCCCCCACTGTTGCTGCTGTTGGTTCCTTGAGGAGCATTGACCCTGACAGGATTATACTGAAGAAGATTATATTAACTGG TTACCCCCAACGAGTGTCTAAATTGAAGGCAACAGTGCGATATATGTTCCATAATCCAGAGGATGTAAGATGGTTCAAG CCTGTAGAAGTGTGGACAAAATGTGGTCGTCGTGGTCGCATCAAGGAACCTGTTGGTACACATG GGGCAATGAAGTGCGTCTTTAATGGAGTTCTTCAACAGCATGATACTGTTTGCATGAGCCTGTTCAAACGTGCATATCCCAAGTGGCCAGAACATCGGTTCCCAATTCTTGATGCGTGA